In Myxocyprinus asiaticus isolate MX2 ecotype Aquarium Trade chromosome 3, UBuf_Myxa_2, whole genome shotgun sequence, the following proteins share a genomic window:
- the LOC127417890 gene encoding serine/arginine-rich splicing factor 7-like, with the protein MSYSSRSSSRASDCKVYVGDLGNGAAKGELERAFSYYGPLRSVWVARNPPGFAFVEYEDARDAEDAVKGMDGKVLCGARVRVELSTGMSRKSRFGRPNRRQFDPNDRCYQCGESGHYAYDCYRFNKRRGRRSRSASRSRSRSRGRRYRSRSRSNEKRYRSPSYSKRRSRSASPARSRTPVRRSRSPVRRSKSPVRRSRSRTPVRRDSRSRSRSGSRQRKRSVSRSRSRSVSHKKESHSRSASPRRSPTPDAD; encoded by the exons ATGTCTTACTCATCCCGAAGTTCCTCTCGCGCCTCTGACTGTAAGGTCTATGTTGGTGACCTTGGCAACGGTGCAGCCAAAGGTGAACTTGAACGAGCCTTCAGTTACTACGGACCACTGAGGAGTGTATGGGTCGCCCGAAACCCACCAGGTTTCGCCTTCGTAGAGTATGAGGATGCCAGAGATGCAGAGGATGCCGTAAAGGGGATGGACGGAAA GGTGCTTTGTGGAGCCCGCGTCAGAGTTGAGCTGTCAACTGGTATGTCCAGAAAGTCCAGATTTGGGCGTCCCAACCGCAGGCAATTTGACCCAAATGACCGATGCTACCAGTGTGGAGAGAGCGGCCATTATGCCTACGACTGCTATCGCTTCAATAAGAGGCGTGGCCGACGCAGCAG gtcagcATCTCGCTCTCGGTCCAGATCTCGTGGCCGGCGCTACCGCTCTCGTAGCCGTAGCAATGAAAA GAGGTACCGTTCACCTTCATACTCAAAACGCAGAAGCAG GTCTGCCTCTCCAGCCCGCTCCAGAACCCCTGTGCGGCGCTCTCGTTCCCCTGTCCGCAGGTCAAAAAGCCCTGTCCGAAGATCCAGGTCCCGAACACCTGTCCGTAGAGACAG TCGCTCCCGTTCACGCTCTGGTTCCAGACAAAGGAAACGTAGTGTATCCAGATCTCGGTCTCGTTCAGTCAGTCATAAGAAAGAAAG tcATTCCAGGTCTGCCAGCCCAAGGAGAAGTCCAACCCCAGATGCTGACTGA